The sequence CCCCGCCGCCGCGCCGACGCCGAGAAGCACCGCCGCGGCCGCCGCCCATCGGAGCCGGCGCGGCCGGATCGCCCGGCGCACCCGCGCCAGCGCCTCGGCCGCCGCCCGTTCCTCCCGGAAATGGCGCCGGAGCGCCCAATCCTGCCGGGAAAGCCGCGCGAACCGGCCCGCCGCTTCGGGCGATGCCGCCAGGAGACGGTCCAGCTCCGCGAGTTCCCCGGACGAGGCCGCGCCGTCGAGATACTTTCCGATCAGTTCATCCGCGCGATCCATCGGCGGCGGCGCTCCTTCCTTCGAGGCATTCCTGAAGAGCGGCCCGGATGCGGGAAAGGGCCTTGTGCACGGCGTCGAGCGTGCTGCCGACCTCCCGGGCGACCTCGCCCAGCGTCAGGGCCCGCTCGTAGCGCAGCGCCAGAAGCCGCCGCGCCCGCTCCGGAAGCCGCGCGATGCAATCCCGCAGCCCTTCCGCCTCCCCGGCGGGCGGATCCTCGCGGTCGTACGCGTCGAGAATCGCCCGAACGGCCTCCGGCGAGAACGGCAGGGGCGTGCGGCGGGAGCGTTCCCAGGCCTGGAGGATTTTCTTGGCGGCCACCCCGCGCGCCCACGCCCCGAAGGGACGCGACGGGTCGTATCCGGAGAAGCCCCGCCACAGGGCCAGGCAGACGTCCTGAAAGAGGTCCTCGGTCTGCGCCCGCTCGCGGACCATCGAGGCGATGAAGGCCTTCAGGTCCTCCTGATGCGCCAGGAGCAGCCTCAGGAACCGTTCGTGCGCGTCCATCCGCATCCCCTATCTTCTTCCGCCGGGACGCGGAAATTGGACGCGGAGGCGAAAAAAAAAGACGGCCTCCCGAAGCCCGACCCTCGAACCACCGAGGCCCGGGGCTCAGCGCGCGGAAGGTCCCGTGATCATCTCCACCGAGGCGCGGACGTGCTCCGGATCGAACACCTTTCTCCAGTCCGGACGGAAAATCTGTTCTTTGGCGCGCTCGATGGCCTTTTTGGCTCCGTCGGAAAAGGGCGACGAGACCTCCCCGAAGAGGATCGCCAGCTCGATATTGAGGTGGCCCAGGAGGAAATCGCGCGCCGCCTGAGGCGGCACGCCCCTCCGAATCGCCTCGTCCATGGCCTCCCGCACGACCGTCAGGCACGTCGCCGCCGTCGTCTCCGAAAGCGCCGGCTCCAGAAGCACCATCTGCTCGACCGTCACCCGGTGGGCGTGGAGAACCGGGGCGAACATCTGCCGGCACAGGCGCTCCCCGCGGGGGTAATCCGACTCCGGTCCCTGCATGAGCGCGCAGACGATGTTCTGCCGCGCCTTCACTCCGCCGAAATAGTCGCGCCGGGCCTCCGGATCCGTCTCGTCGTTGAACACGGACGGATGGCAGGGATGGGTCACGAAGTACGTCACGTCCCGCCGGGGCGGCAGGTGCCCCGCATACGGCGCGGCGGCGTCCAGGCACACGAGCATCGCGCCCGGCCGGAGCTTCGGCACGATCTCGGCGGCGACTTTTCCGATCGCGGCGTCCGGCACGGCCAGAATCGCCGCGTCCGCCCGCCGCGCCGCCTCGTCCCCCGGAACGGCCGACAGCCCCCGCCGCCGGAGATTCTCGAGCCCCGCGGGGCTGACTTCCACGTAGAGCATCCGGTACTCGGAGTCCTTGAGGTTGTCGGCGATCCGACACCCCATCTTCCCGCCCGCGCCGAACAGCGCCACCGTTTCCATCGTCGAAATCTCCTTTCCGAAAGGGGAATCCGCGCTATCCCCCGCCCAGGAGCGCCCTTCCGAAGTAGTCCTCGCGGCCCACCTGGCCGCCCTTGAACGCGATCTCGAGTCCGTCCACGCGGGAGTCCTCCGAACGCGCGCGGCAGAGCGGCGATCCCGGCGCCAGAGGGGCCGCCATCTCCAGCGCTTCGATCCCCAGCGCCCGCGCGATCCGCCCGGAGGTGTCCCCGCCGGCCGCGACGATCCGGCGGACCTCGGCCTCCCGAACCGCCGCGCGGGCGATCTCTCCCAGCCTCCGCCCGAGCTTCGGCCCCTCGACGCGCGGATCCCGGATCTCCGGATCCGCCGGGCCCCGGGCCGTGTAGACCGCGACGCTCCGCCCCGAGCGAAGCGCGTCGATCACGCGGCCTTCCGCCCTCCCGTCTTCCGGCAACCGCACCCCCAGAAACCCCCGCTCGAGCGCCCACGCGATCTGCCGATCCGTGGCCGGCGAACAACTCCCCGAAAGGACCAGGATCCGATCCGCCCGGCCCGCCCCCGCGAACGTCCGCCGCGGCCGACCCCAGTGAGCCGCCAGCGCGTACTCCACCCCCGAAGAGCCCACCAGGAAACGGCCTTCCTCTTCCCACAGAAAGCGCCCGATGGGAACAAGGTGCGCGGGCTCCAGGACGTCGAAGAGCACCACGTCCGGCCGCTCCGCCCGCGCGGCCGCCACGGCGCGGTCGAACTCCTCCGGCGGACCTCCGACCGCCCGGACGTCCACGAGCGCCGTCCGCAGCGGCGCCTGCCGCTGCAGAATCCGGCGCAGATCGCTTTCATCCATGGGCGTCACGGGATGGCGGCTCATCGTCGAATGCCGGTCCAGACGCGACACCCCGTCTCCGTCCGCCGCGAAGAGGTTCCCGAAGACGCACCAGCGCCGCAGCGCCGGGGCGCCCACCACGAGGGGCACCGGCTCCGGTCCGAACAGGCGCCGCCCGATCTCGATCGCCCGCCCGATGCTGCCGATCTCGGGCGAGGAATCGAAGGTCGAGCAGATCTTGTAGTGCACCTTCCGCGCCCCGAGCCGCCCCAGCCCCTCCAGCGCCGGCGCGAGCTCCTGTTCCATGTCCGCCGGCGTCATCGCGCGGCTCGACCCCGCCAGGCCCGCGGCCTCGAGGTCCGGGAACCGCCGCTCCAGGCGCTCCCGCTCGGGAAGCTCCAGGAAAAGCGCCGCGCGGACGCCGTGAACCGCCAGGGCCTCGAGCACGTCCGTCGAGCCCGAGAAATCGTCCCCGTAGAACGCCAGCGAAAGCGCGCTCATCGCCGCCCGTAGGTCTCGATCGCCTGCCGCAGCTCCACGTGCTCCCGCGCCCATTCTTCGAGCGGCCGGTCCGCCAGGGCCGCCTCCCACCCCTGGCGGACGCTGGCCACCCCGGCGGCGATCCCGCCCGGATGCGCGAGAATCCCGCCGCCGCAGAGATAAAGAAGATCGACGCTCCCGATCCTCCGGTACGTGTCCGGCGCCTGGCCCGCCCACTGCCCGGAAGAGAGCACCGGCATCACGACGTATCCCCCGAGCATCGGCGTCAGGCACGCCCGCGCGGAATCGACCACCGAGTCGTCCGACTCGAAAAACTTGTTCCGCAGTCCGTTCGTGTGGATGTGGTCGATTCCCGCTAGACGCCAGAACTTGTGGTAGGCCCGGAATCCCAGGCCGAGGTACGGATACCGGGTGAGCATCCCCCATCCATTGCGGTGCCCGTGAATCGGCAGCGCCGACCGGCGCCTCATGTAGGCCACCCCGGGAAGCCCGACGCTGTTGAGACTCATCATGATGCAGGTCCCGCCCGCGGCCAGAACGGTGTCGTGGTGGCGCGGCATCTTCTCGATCTCGTCGGTGATGTTGAAGGCGTACATCACCTTCTTGCCGGTGCGGTCCGCGTGTTCCTGAAGGACCCGCATCACGGCGCGCACGCGCTCCGCAAGGGGCGAATGCGGGGGATTCGCCATGAGCTC is a genomic window of Planctomycetota bacterium containing:
- a CDS encoding phosphogluconate dehydrogenase C-terminal domain-containing protein, whose protein sequence is METVALFGAGGKMGCRIADNLKDSEYRMLYVEVSPAGLENLRRRGLSAVPGDEAARRADAAILAVPDAAIGKVAAEIVPKLRPGAMLVCLDAAAPYAGHLPPRRDVTYFVTHPCHPSVFNDETDPEARRDYFGGVKARQNIVCALMQGPESDYPRGERLCRQMFAPVLHAHRVTVEQMVLLEPALSETTAATCLTVVREAMDEAIRRGVPPQAARDFLLGHLNIELAILFGEVSSPFSDGAKKAIERAKEQIFRPDWRKVFDPEHVRASVEMITGPSAR
- a CDS encoding sigma-70 family RNA polymerase sigma factor, translating into MRMDAHERFLRLLLAHQEDLKAFIASMVRERAQTEDLFQDVCLALWRGFSGYDPSRPFGAWARGVAAKKILQAWERSRRTPLPFSPEAVRAILDAYDREDPPAGEAEGLRDCIARLPERARRLLALRYERALTLGEVAREVGSTLDAVHKALSRIRAALQECLEGRSAAADGSRG
- a CDS encoding ribulose-bisphosphate carboxylase large subunit family protein; protein product: MSGECVRATYLIETPYPVEQAVEVLAGEQSCGTFVRVPGETDELRARFMAKVERLTLLDETDRPSLPGCRPPKNAPSPPRYRRAEVVLSFPLENMGPSLPNLLSTVAGNLFELREFSGLRLLDVDFPPSFARVYPGPQFGVEGTRKLSGVYGRPLIGTIVKPSVGLAPEETARLVRTLAEAGLDFIKDDELMANPPHSPLAERVRAVMRVLQEHADRTGKKVMYAFNITDEIEKMPRHHDTVLAAGGTCIMMSLNSVGLPGVAYMRRRSALPIHGHRNGWGMLTRYPYLGLGFRAYHKFWRLAGIDHIHTNGLRNKFFESDDSVVDSARACLTPMLGGYVVMPVLSSGQWAGQAPDTYRRIGSVDLLYLCGGGILAHPGGIAAGVASVRQGWEAALADRPLEEWAREHVELRQAIETYGRR
- a CDS encoding four-carbon acid sugar kinase family protein, whose amino-acid sequence is MSALSLAFYGDDFSGSTDVLEALAVHGVRAALFLELPERERLERRFPDLEAAGLAGSSRAMTPADMEQELAPALEGLGRLGARKVHYKICSTFDSSPEIGSIGRAIEIGRRLFGPEPVPLVVGAPALRRWCVFGNLFAADGDGVSRLDRHSTMSRHPVTPMDESDLRRILQRQAPLRTALVDVRAVGGPPEEFDRAVAAARAERPDVVLFDVLEPAHLVPIGRFLWEEEGRFLVGSSGVEYALAAHWGRPRRTFAGAGRADRILVLSGSCSPATDRQIAWALERGFLGVRLPEDGRAEGRVIDALRSGRSVAVYTARGPADPEIRDPRVEGPKLGRRLGEIARAAVREAEVRRIVAAGGDTSGRIARALGIEALEMAAPLAPGSPLCRARSEDSRVDGLEIAFKGGQVGREDYFGRALLGGG